Proteins co-encoded in one Leptodactylus fuscus isolate aLepFus1 chromosome 4, aLepFus1.hap2, whole genome shotgun sequence genomic window:
- the LOC142201314 gene encoding meprin A subunit beta-like, translated as MDLAGFPLVLLLLLSVIGQAFQENIVVDVDAGKDNDIFNINQELHLNLFEGDINLPPNERNSIIGEQYRWPIPVPYYLEDSLDINTKALVLEAFERYRLKSCIDFKPWEGERNYISVFKESGCWSYIGNLRRGKQQLSLGQNCDRIATIQHEFLHSLGFWHEQSRSDRDDYVIIMWDRIQNGTQNNFNTYDDSRSNSLNVPYDYTSVMHYSKTAFQVGSEPTIVTRIAAFSDVIGQRMDFSDYDLDKLNRLYNCSTFITFLDSCDFEYNNICGMIQGTEDNEDWQHVSQVPYAPSNDHTNLGNCKDSGYFMHFDRSKLNNGQRAMLESRLFYPKRDFQCLEFFYYHNGHESDQLNIWIREYTEAAPNGTLKFITAVNGQPQDYWQLYHVPLSTSNKFRVVFEGVKGGGNANGGISIDDINFSEAKCPHHIWHIRNFTNQLNAENPELFSPPFYSKDGYAFQVQLAASTSGPLLYDLGVYFHLISGENDDTLQWPCSLRQATMTLMDQNPDIRKRMSNLRSITTDPYRLTGTGSGQYFWDKPSKVGNPFLYPNGTQYFRGPGLGTSAYITHGRVTSRDFLKGGDAFMLLSVDDVTHLNTTQPIPPSTQSPSTTTRTPNTATTTTTTPNTATTTTTTPNTATSTTTASGPQPTGPPGTNFCPIQDCKNDGVCILINNEPVCRCKVTSDWWYVGDKCETKVSSKDTVVIAVSSSVTIFVVMLIITLVTVYCLKKKNKQKMKDVENIKTAM; from the exons GCTTTTCAAGAAAACATTG TCGTCGATGTGGATGCTGGAAAAGACAACGACATATTTAACATCAATCAAG AATTACACCTGAATCTGTTTGAAGGGGACATCAATCTTCCG CCAAATGAAAGAAACTCAATTATTGGGGAGCAATATCGATGGCCAATACCAGTTCCATACTACCTGGAGGATAGTTTGG ACATTAACACGAAAGCTCTTGTCCTGGAAGCCTTTGAGCGTTACCGACTGAAATCTTGTATTGACTTCAAACCATGGGAGGGAGAGCGAAATTACATCTCTGTGTTCAAGGAAAGTGG ATGTTGGTCATACATCGGAAACTTACGAAGAGGAAAACAGCAACTTTCTCTTGGACAAAACTGTGATAGAATAGCCACAATTCAGCATGAGTTTCTCCATTCTTTGGGATTCTGGCACGAGCAGTCACGTAGTGACAGGGATGACTATGTCATTATAATGTGGGACAGGATTCAGAATG GAACGCAGAACAATTTCAATACATATGATGACTCACGGTCCAATTCCTTAAATGTCCCATATGACTACACGTCAGTAATGCACTACAGTAAGACGGCCTTCCAGGTTGGCTCTGAACCAACCATTGTAACTCGCATTGCAGCCTTCAGTGATGTGATCGGACAAAGAATGGATTTTAGTGACTACGATCTGGACAAGCTTAATCGACTGTACAACTGCT CTACATTCATTACTTTCTTGGACTCATGTGATTTTGAGTATAACAACATCTGTGGAATGATACAAGGTACGGAAGATAACGAGGATTGGCAGCATGTTTCTCAAGTGCCTTATGCACCAAGCAATGATCACACAAACCTGGGAAATTGCAAAG ATAGTGGTTATTTTATGCACTTTGACAGAAGTAAACTGAACAATGGGCAGAGAGCAATGCTGGAAAGTCGTCTCTTTTACCCAAAGAGAGATTTTCAGTGCCTGGAATTCTTTTATTACCACAATGGGCATGAAAGTGACCAACTTAACATCTGGATACGAGAATACACAGAAGCCGCACCAAATGGCACACTGAAATTCATCACCGCTGTCAATG GTCAGCCACAAGATTACTGGCAGCTATATCACGTCCCTTTATCCACCAGTAACAAGTTCCGTGTAGTCTTTGAAGGAGTCAAAGGAGGTGGAAACGCCAATGGAGGGATTTCAATTGATGACATCAATTTTTCAGAAGCAAAGTGCCCACATCATATCTGGCATATCAGAAACTTCACTAACCAGCTGAACGCTGAAAATCCGGAACTTTTCAGCCCACCATTCTATTCCAAGGATGGCTATGCTTTCCAAGTACAACTTGCAGCCAGCACTTCAGGACCTCTGCTCTACGACCTAGGGGTATATTTCCATCTCATCTCTGGGGAGAATGACGACACACTGCAATGGCCATGTTCTCTAAGACAGGCAACCATGACTCTTATGGATCAAAATCCAGATATTCGAAAGCGAATGTCAAATCTGAGGAGCATCACAACAGATCCTTATCGCTTGACAG GTACTGGTTCAGGACAATATTTCTGGGATAAACCTTCAAAAGTTGGTAACCCTTTCCTCTATCCTAATGGAACCCAGTACTTCCGTGGACCAGGATTAGGAACGTCAGCATATATCACACACGGcagagttaccagcagagattttctTAAAGGGGGAGATGCATTTATGTTGTTATCAGTCGATG ATGTCACACATCTTAATACCACCCAGCCTATACCTCCGTCAACTCAATCTCCATCAACTACAACTAGAACTCCAAATACAGCTACAACTACAACAACAACTCCAAATACAGCTACAACTACAACAACAACTCCAAATACAGCTACATCTACAACAACTGCGTCAGGACCACAACCAACGGGACCTCCAGGGACTAACTTCTGTCCTATCCAGGATTGCAAAAATGATGGAGTCTGCATCTTAATAAATAATGAGCCAGTTTGCAG GTGCAAAGTGACTTCAGACTGGTGGTATGTTGGAGACAAATGCGAAACCAAAGTTTCCAGCAAGGACACAGTCGTGATTGCCGTGTCATCATCCGTGACCATATTCGTAGTAATGTTAATAATCACACTTGTTACGGTGTACTGCCTTAAAAAgaagaacaaacaaaaaatgaaggaTGTTGAGAACATC AAAACCGCAATGTGA